A genomic segment from Cryptosporangium aurantiacum encodes:
- a CDS encoding SDR family NAD(P)-dependent oxidoreductase, which produces MSTAVISGGTDGIGRALADVYLRRGHEVVVIGRSRAKGDAFVAAGGDRAHFLPVDLRRVGEVRRLVDHLAERFPAIDALVLGARFCSSRRVVTPDGFESNFALFYLSRFLLSHGLAPSLGRAADPVVLNFGGAGAPNAVRWDDLQLAHGYHGVRAMGHAARLNDLLAVSFSALHAELGVRYVLNHPGVVVTSFAGEYDAVTAAQVEQLKVTGKSVATSVAQILPYLDAGEDRVTAVHEGVRRPLDPAHFDPADAMRLHTITEGLLARAPR; this is translated from the coding sequence TCTATTTACGCCGCGGGCACGAGGTGGTCGTGATCGGACGGAGCCGCGCCAAGGGCGACGCGTTCGTCGCGGCGGGCGGCGACCGGGCGCACTTCCTGCCGGTGGATCTCCGCCGCGTCGGCGAGGTGCGGCGGCTCGTCGACCACCTCGCCGAGCGATTTCCGGCGATCGACGCGCTGGTACTCGGCGCGCGCTTCTGCTCGTCCCGGCGCGTCGTCACCCCGGATGGTTTCGAGAGCAACTTCGCGCTGTTCTACCTGAGCCGGTTCCTGCTCAGCCATGGCCTGGCTCCGTCGCTCGGGCGGGCAGCGGACCCGGTCGTCCTCAACTTCGGCGGTGCCGGGGCGCCGAACGCGGTGCGCTGGGACGATCTCCAGCTCGCCCACGGTTACCACGGCGTCCGCGCGATGGGGCACGCCGCGCGGCTCAACGACCTGCTCGCGGTCAGCTTCAGCGCGTTACACGCCGAGCTGGGCGTCCGCTACGTGCTCAACCACCCCGGCGTCGTCGTGACGAGTTTCGCCGGGGAGTACGACGCGGTGACGGCCGCGCAGGTCGAGCAGCTGAAGGTGACCGGCAAGTCCGTTGCGACCAGCGTCGCGCAGATCCTGCCGTACCTCGATGCCGGTGAGGACCGGGTCACCGCCGTCCACGAAGGCGTCCGGAGGCCGCTCGACCCGGCGCACTTCGACCCCGCCGACGCGATGCGCCTGCACACGATCACCGAGGGGTTGCTCGCGCGAGCCCCTCGGTGA
- a CDS encoding zinc-binding dehydrogenase yields MGADRFLDYTTEPVADLVRDVDHVVDTVGGPHGYRFLPVVKPGGTISPVFLGEYHRDEAAARGITFPSGQVHSDGAQMAALAGLIDSGLVRVGLDSVFPLAEAAAAHRRAERGHLQGKIVLRVVPPGESAAATAAMSGSYGDG; encoded by the coding sequence CTGGGCGCCGATCGGTTCCTCGACTACACGACCGAGCCGGTCGCCGACCTCGTGCGCGACGTCGATCACGTGGTCGACACGGTGGGCGGGCCGCACGGCTACCGGTTCCTGCCGGTCGTCAAACCCGGCGGGACGATCAGCCCGGTCTTCCTCGGCGAGTACCACCGCGACGAGGCGGCCGCCCGCGGCATCACGTTCCCGAGCGGTCAGGTCCACTCGGACGGTGCGCAGATGGCCGCGCTCGCCGGGCTGATCGACTCCGGCCTGGTCCGGGTCGGCCTCGACAGCGTCTTCCCGCTCGCCGAGGCGGCCGCCGCTCATCGCCGCGCGGAGCGTGGACATCTACAGGGGAAGATCGTGCTGCGCGTCGTCCCGCCCGGCGAGAGCGCGGCCGCCACCGCGGCGATGTCCGGTTCGTACGGTGATGGTTGA